The Pirellulales bacterium sequence CGCGTGACTTTCGGAACGGCCAAGCCGCGGTGCCGCGTGCTTTCCGAGCCCCGAATCCCGAGTCCCTTCCTCACGCCTTGCGAATCTTCTCCCGCCCAACTTTGACTCCCTTGGTTGCATTGCGGGTATCAACGACTAATCGTGAGTGTTTCACGATCGTGTCGTAGTCGTAGGCCGAGTGGTCGGTCGAGATCAGCACGCAGTCCTGGCTGGCGAGGAAATCGGGCTCGAGCGGCCGGCTGTCCAGCTCCAGCTTGCGATGATGTCGCATCTTAGGAAGCTTGGGCACGTGCGGATCGTTATAGCTAAGCTCTGCGCCGCGATCCATCAGTAGCTCGATCAATTCGAAAGATGGGCTTTCGCGCGGGTCGTCGACGTCCTTCTTATAAGCGATCCCGAGGACGCAGATTTTGCTGCCGCGGACCGGTTTGCCGACGTCGTTCAAGAATTCGGTCAATCGATTGATCACGTATTG is a genomic window containing:
- a CDS encoding nucleotide sugar dehydrogenase; this encodes YRSVNIAMVNELKVLFDRIGIDVWDVIDAAKTKPFGFQAFYPGPGLGGHCIPIDPFYLSWVARKHGLITRFIELAGEINTSMPQYVINRLTEFLNDVGKPVRGSKICVLGIAYKKDVDDPRESPSFELIELLMDRGAELSYNDPHVPKLPKMRHHRKLELDSRPLEPDFLASQDCVLISTDHSAYDYDTIVKHSRLVVDTRNATKGVKVGREKIRKA